From the Haladaptatus sp. DJG-WS-42 genome, the window CACACATTCAGGGCGACCGCACGAACGACGCCGAACTCGCCGCAGCGGCGACCGAGGCCGACCCGGACGTCGTCATCGATTGCGTGGCGTACAAGCCCCGCGAGGTGCGCACCGCAACCCGCATTTTCGAGGACGTAGACGCCTACGTCTACATTTCGAGCGGGAGCGCCTACGGTGACGAAGAAATCCCGAAACGCGAGGGCGTCACCCGGCTCTGTGACTGCACGAACGAGCAGGCCGATGAGGACTCAGCCGAATCCTATGGCCCGCGGAAAGCAGAGGGCGACCGCGCCATCTTCGCGGCTGCAGAACGCGGTGTAAACGCCATGAGCGTGCGTCCGTGCATCGTCTACGGCCCGGATGACTACGGCGAGCGCTTTGACTACTGGATTCACCGCGTCAGCACCTACGACCGCGTCATCATCCCGGGTGATGGGACGAACCTCTGGCATCGTGCGTACGTCGAAGACGTGGCGAGCGCGCTGCGCATCGTCGCAGAGGAGGGCGACTCCGGCGAGGCGTACAACGTTGGCGACCAGCGGCTCGTGACCTTAGAAGAGATGCTTCATCTCATGGCAGACGCACTCGATACCGACATCGACGTGGTGCACGCGGGCGCACGTGAACTGTCGATTGCAGGTCTCACGCCCGAAAATTTCATCCTCTGGCGCGACTACCCGCACGTCCTCGCGACGGAGAAACTGGCGTCGCTTGGCTGGGAATCGACGCCCCTGCGCGAGGCGATGGAACGCACGGTCGATGACCACCTCGAAAGCGACCGCGACGGGAGCGAACACGACCCCGGGCGTGAAAATGAAGCGCGCCTCCTCTCGGTTCTCGACACCATCTGAACACACGTCAGCCGACAGAGAGTAAACGGTATCACGGCGGGCGGTTCATGTCATAGTATGTTTACCAAGTCGTCGTGGATTCGCCTGCCACGAAACGTTCTGGTGGGCCACGGGGTCTTAGACCAGACGGTGGAGGCGGTCTCAGAACTCCACCTGCGTGGGACGCCGGTGCTCGTCACGAGTCCGACGCCGCGGAAGATCGCGGCCGACCGAATCATCGACCAGTTCGAGGACGCAGGCTTCTCGCCGGAAATCGTCGTCGTTGAAACCGCGAGCTTCGCGGAGGTACAGCGCGTCATCGACGCCGCCAAAGCAGTGGACGCAGGCTTCCTCGTCGGCGTCGGCGGCGGGAAGGCAATCGACATCGCGAAGATGGCTGCAGACCGCATCGACCGCGGCTTCATCTCTGTGCCAACG encodes:
- a CDS encoding NAD-dependent epimerase/dehydratase family protein, producing MDTALVIGGTRFIGKWTVRELLSHDYDVTIFNRGNHENPFGEEVAHIQGDRTNDAELAAAATEADPDVVIDCVAYKPREVRTATRIFEDVDAYVYISSGSAYGDEEIPKREGVTRLCDCTNEQADEDSAESYGPRKAEGDRAIFAAAERGVNAMSVRPCIVYGPDDYGERFDYWIHRVSTYDRVIIPGDGTNLWHRAYVEDVASALRIVAEEGDSGEAYNVGDQRLVTLEEMLHLMADALDTDIDVVHAGARELSIAGLTPENFILWRDYPHVLATEKLASLGWESTPLREAMERTVDDHLESDRDGSEHDPGRENEARLLSVLDTI